The following proteins come from a genomic window of Terribacillus aidingensis:
- a CDS encoding MATE family efflux transporter: MYPTNTIREKASLFFHILWPILVTQISYNAMTVLDTMMSGRAGTDDLAGVAVGSSLWMPVYTGLTGIMLAITPMVGQLIGNNRRSDVGRTVMQGFYLAIVISLVVLAIGAIALQPVLGIMDLSSDVHTVATDYLHGLSIGIIPLFASAVLRNFFDAQGYTRVSMVILLMALPINALLNYLLIFGNFGFPELGGAGAGYATAFTYWFIFGASVFLTFKLKEMRTHYLFVRWYRVSFQAWKEQLKIGVPMGLSTFFEASIFSVVTLLMGSLFDTTVIAAHQTALNFTTLMFMVPLSISIGMTIVVSHEVGARRMKHAKQYAILGVSSALVIIGILSLLLFIFREQISYFYTSDRAVVLLAMQFMLFAIMYQFSDAAQASLQGVLRGYKDVTIPFIIAFISYWIVGLPSGYLLSRFTSLEPFGFWVGITLGLTCAAIGFFLRLRFIQRKQEQAAV, from the coding sequence ATGTATCCTACGAACACGATACGTGAAAAAGCGTCTTTATTCTTTCACATATTATGGCCTATCCTCGTGACACAAATCAGCTACAATGCCATGACTGTGCTGGATACGATGATGTCTGGACGTGCCGGCACAGATGATTTGGCTGGTGTGGCCGTTGGCTCCAGTCTATGGATGCCAGTCTATACCGGATTGACTGGGATCATGCTGGCCATCACGCCGATGGTCGGACAGCTGATCGGCAACAACCGCCGCAGCGATGTCGGGCGGACAGTTATGCAAGGATTTTATCTGGCTATTGTAATCTCATTGGTTGTACTGGCTATCGGCGCAATTGCTCTGCAGCCTGTACTCGGAATCATGGACTTGAGTTCTGACGTACATACAGTGGCGACAGATTATCTGCACGGACTATCGATCGGTATCATCCCGCTGTTTGCCAGCGCCGTTTTGCGTAATTTCTTTGATGCACAAGGCTATACGAGAGTATCAATGGTGATTTTGTTAATGGCACTGCCAATCAATGCGTTGCTGAATTATCTGCTCATTTTCGGTAACTTCGGTTTTCCGGAACTTGGCGGGGCCGGTGCCGGCTATGCGACAGCCTTTACATATTGGTTCATATTCGGGGCAAGTGTGTTTCTGACATTCAAGCTGAAAGAGATGCGAACGCATTACCTGTTTGTCCGATGGTATAGGGTATCATTTCAGGCTTGGAAGGAGCAGTTGAAGATCGGTGTGCCAATGGGTCTCAGTACATTCTTCGAAGCCAGTATCTTCAGTGTTGTTACGCTGCTGATGGGTTCCTTATTCGATACGACTGTCATTGCAGCCCACCAGACGGCATTGAACTTTACGACACTCATGTTCATGGTACCGCTAAGCATCTCAATTGGTATGACAATCGTTGTATCGCATGAGGTCGGTGCCCGACGGATGAAACACGCCAAGCAATACGCCATTCTTGGTGTCAGTTCTGCATTAGTGATTATCGGTATTTTGAGCTTATTGTTATTCATTTTCCGCGAGCAGATCAGTTACTTCTACACATCTGATCGTGCGGTCGTATTGCTTGCCATGCAGTTTATGCTGTTCGCGATCATGTACCAGTTTTCCGATGCAGCCCAAGCATCCCTGCAGGGTGTACTGCGAGGTTATAAGGATGTTACCATCCCGTTCATCATTGCCTTTATTTCCTATTGGATCGTCGGTCTGCCAAGCGGGTATCTATTGTCCAGATTCACATCACTAGAACCATTCGGGTTCTGGGTCGGTATCACGCTCGGTCTCACCTGCGCCGCTATTGGTTTCTTCCTGCGACTGCGATTCATCCAGCGGAAACAAGAGCAAGCTGCTGTATAA
- a CDS encoding SMP-30/gluconolactonase/LRE family protein: MAEAKLFLDAKQSLAEGPFWREETEELYWVDINGQAIHVYDTKTEEHREIPVDQKIGAVILKKDGGLIMAMEEGIYETDSELKAKVLLHSPETDRPSNRFNDGKADPYGRLWAGTMPKKGSGHKGAFYRMEVDQELTRIIDGIGNSNGLAWSPDHKYFYYIDTPTGEVQCFDYDGKKGEISNPRTVVSFKDGKPDGMTIDEEGNLWIAHYGGSKVSRWNPQTGERLEDVHLPVSQVTSCAFGGPERKTLYITTARQGLTEEDLEKEPLAGGIFVYEADVVGAPSYRYGK, from the coding sequence GTGGCAGAAGCGAAATTATTCTTAGATGCGAAACAGAGCTTGGCCGAAGGTCCTTTTTGGCGGGAAGAAACGGAAGAGTTATATTGGGTGGATATAAATGGTCAAGCAATTCATGTTTATGATACGAAAACGGAAGAACATCGGGAGATTCCAGTCGACCAGAAAATCGGAGCAGTCATACTGAAAAAGGATGGCGGACTTATTATGGCGATGGAAGAAGGCATTTATGAAACTGATAGCGAGCTCAAAGCGAAGGTGCTGCTTCACAGCCCGGAAACTGACAGACCTTCCAACCGTTTCAATGATGGAAAGGCGGATCCTTACGGGAGGCTTTGGGCAGGTACGATGCCGAAAAAGGGTAGCGGTCATAAAGGAGCCTTCTATCGTATGGAAGTGGATCAAGAGCTGACACGCATCATTGATGGTATTGGGAACTCCAATGGTCTAGCGTGGAGTCCGGATCATAAGTACTTCTACTATATAGATACACCGACCGGCGAGGTGCAATGCTTTGATTACGACGGTAAGAAGGGTGAAATCAGCAACCCTCGTACAGTTGTTTCGTTCAAGGATGGCAAACCAGACGGTATGACGATCGATGAAGAAGGAAATCTGTGGATAGCCCATTATGGCGGATCCAAGGTGTCTCGATGGAATCCGCAAACAGGTGAGCGTCTCGAGGATGTCCATTTGCCAGTCAGCCAAGTGACAAGCTGTGCGTTCGGTGGTCCGGAACGGAAGACATTGTACATCACGACAGCAAGACAGGGTCTGACGGAAGAAGACTTGGAGAAGGAGCCACTTGCTGGTGGTATCTTTGTATACGAGGCAGATGTAGTGGGAGCACCTAGCTATAGATACGGAAAATAG
- a CDS encoding GNAT family N-acetyltransferase — protein MFETERLLIRPYTTEDLPFLESLVSDPRVVRYIGNGKPRTKEGARLFFNWNLSHMKEEQPLGLQLLVEKASGEPIGHAGLVPQEVDDVTELEVGYWIAPAYWGKGFATEAAAAFQELGFDHLNENRIIALIYPENIASCRVAEKLGMHVWKTIERHNKEVFVYAKEKTPPI, from the coding sequence ATGTTCGAAACAGAACGACTGCTTATTCGTCCGTATACAACTGAGGATCTTCCTTTTTTGGAGAGCTTGGTCAGCGACCCCCGCGTGGTCCGTTATATCGGAAACGGAAAACCAAGAACAAAAGAAGGCGCCCGTTTATTCTTTAATTGGAATTTGTCTCATATGAAAGAAGAGCAGCCATTAGGGCTGCAGCTTTTGGTTGAGAAAGCTAGCGGGGAACCAATTGGGCACGCTGGACTGGTTCCGCAGGAGGTGGATGATGTAACGGAGCTTGAAGTTGGCTATTGGATTGCTCCAGCATATTGGGGAAAGGGTTTTGCCACTGAAGCTGCTGCTGCATTTCAGGAGTTGGGATTCGATCATTTGAACGAAAATAGAATAATTGCCTTGATTTATCCCGAGAATATTGCCTCCTGCAGGGTTGCTGAGAAGCTAGGGATGCATGTTTGGAAAACGATCGAGCGCCATAACAAGGAAGTATTCGTTTACGCCAAAGAAAAAACCCCTCCTATTTAG
- the galE gene encoding UDP-glucose 4-epimerase GalE produces MKVLVTGGAGYIGSHAVAMLLEKGHEAVIIDNIITGHAAAADKNAIFYEGDLRDAAFLDDVFTKEKVDAVVHFAASSLVGESVEDPLKYFGNNVYGMQVLLETMRKHEVKKIVFSSTAATYGDTNVVPLTEDLDTNPESPYGESKLMMEKMMKWCDGAYGIKFVSLRYFNVGGAHPSGQIGEDHRPESHLIPIILQTALGQREHISIFGDDYPTEDGTCIRDYIHVVDLIDAHLLALDYLDKGGESDIFNLGSSQGFSVKELIDVAREVTGKEIPAKVGPRRAGDPAVLIASSAKAKEVLGWNPSRTDMKDIIGDAWRWHQNRPNGYDA; encoded by the coding sequence ATGAAAGTACTAGTTACAGGCGGTGCAGGTTATATTGGTTCCCATGCAGTAGCCATGCTTTTGGAGAAAGGGCATGAGGCAGTCATTATTGATAACATAATTACAGGTCATGCCGCAGCTGCGGACAAGAATGCCATTTTCTATGAAGGAGATCTTCGTGATGCAGCATTCCTGGATGATGTATTCACAAAGGAAAAAGTCGATGCGGTTGTCCACTTTGCTGCTAGCTCCCTTGTTGGAGAATCAGTAGAAGATCCGTTGAAGTACTTTGGCAACAATGTGTATGGTATGCAAGTACTGCTTGAGACAATGCGTAAGCATGAAGTGAAGAAGATTGTCTTCTCTTCTACAGCAGCAACATACGGCGACACGAATGTTGTGCCATTGACAGAGGATCTGGACACAAATCCAGAAAGTCCTTACGGTGAGTCCAAGCTAATGATGGAAAAAATGATGAAATGGTGTGACGGAGCGTACGGTATTAAATTCGTCTCACTACGCTACTTCAATGTTGGCGGAGCACATCCTAGTGGTCAGATTGGCGAGGATCATCGGCCGGAAAGTCATCTGATTCCTATCATCCTCCAGACAGCACTCGGACAGCGGGAGCATATCAGCATCTTCGGTGATGACTATCCAACAGAAGATGGAACATGTATCCGCGACTATATCCATGTTGTCGACTTGATAGATGCCCATTTGCTGGCGTTAGATTACTTGGATAAAGGTGGGGAAAGTGATATCTTTAACCTCGGCTCCAGCCAAGGCTTCTCTGTTAAAGAGTTGATTGACGTTGCACGAGAAGTGACTGGCAAGGAAATCCCGGCCAAAGTCGGTCCACGCCGTGCTGGTGACCCAGCTGTCTTGATCGCAAGCTCTGCGAAGGCGAAGGAAGTACTTGGATGGAATCCGTCACGTACAGATATGAAAGACATCATCGGTGATGCGTGGAGATGGCATCAGAATCGTCCGAATGGTTATGATGCATAA
- a CDS encoding YciI family protein: protein MKYFAAFLKMEKSELNQQYRQAHLDFLADLDEKGFIFARGAFADGTGGLVIYQAEDEAEARTLAEQDPYLVNGVRSMHLHEWNKV from the coding sequence ATGAAATATTTTGCTGCATTTCTTAAAATGGAGAAATCGGAATTGAACCAGCAATACCGCCAGGCACATTTGGATTTCCTGGCTGACTTGGATGAAAAGGGATTTATCTTTGCAAGAGGAGCATTCGCAGATGGAACAGGCGGACTGGTTATCTATCAGGCAGAAGACGAGGCAGAAGCAAGAACGCTTGCTGAGCAGGATCCGTACTTGGTTAATGGCGTGCGCAGTATGCATCTTCACGAATGGAATAAGGTGTAA
- a CDS encoding ROK family protein yields MMRYGAIEAGGTKFVCAVGDEHGNVEERASFPTTKPEETLQLVFDFFHDKQIEALGVGAFGPVDVKEDSPTYGTIGNTPKLQWKDYPLLSELKNRLGVPVKLDTDVNAAALGEYMHGAAKHAGSCLYITVGTGIGAGAIVNGETLRGFSHPEMGHLLVRRNTHDAYPGKCPYHKDCLEGLAAGPAIEARWGEKAQKLYHQEAVWQLEAYYLAQAIMSYTLVLSPEKIVMGGGVMKKEGLHEMVQQELETLMQRYVPLPENYLVPPGLEDNAGIVGALMLAKTAK; encoded by the coding sequence GTGATGCGATATGGAGCAATTGAAGCTGGCGGTACAAAATTCGTTTGTGCTGTTGGTGATGAACATGGAAATGTAGAAGAAAGAGCATCTTTCCCGACAACGAAGCCGGAAGAAACGCTGCAGCTGGTGTTTGACTTCTTCCATGACAAACAGATCGAAGCACTAGGAGTCGGAGCCTTCGGGCCAGTTGATGTAAAAGAAGACAGCCCGACTTACGGCACCATCGGCAACACACCAAAGCTGCAGTGGAAGGACTATCCGCTGCTGTCGGAACTTAAAAACAGGCTCGGTGTGCCGGTAAAGCTGGATACCGATGTAAACGCAGCTGCTTTAGGGGAGTATATGCACGGAGCAGCAAAACATGCAGGCAGCTGTCTGTATATTACAGTTGGAACAGGTATTGGTGCAGGAGCCATTGTGAATGGAGAAACCTTAAGAGGCTTCTCCCATCCGGAAATGGGTCATCTGCTTGTACGTCGGAATACGCATGATGCGTATCCTGGGAAATGCCCGTATCATAAGGACTGCTTGGAAGGGCTGGCAGCTGGACCGGCTATTGAAGCACGCTGGGGGGAGAAGGCACAAAAGCTGTATCATCAAGAAGCGGTATGGCAGCTGGAAGCTTATTATTTGGCTCAGGCAATCATGAGCTACACCTTGGTGCTCAGCCCCGAGAAAATCGTCATGGGCGGCGGCGTCATGAAGAAGGAGGGGCTTCATGAGATGGTTCAACAAGAACTTGAAACTCTCATGCAGCGCTATGTCCCGCTGCCGGAAAATTATCTCGTTCCGCCAGGCCTGGAGGATAATGCAGGCATTGTCGGAGCACTCATGCTTGCCAAGACCGCAAAATAA
- a CDS encoding GNAT family N-acetyltransferase gives MMTALQAVTAFAHERDLRKSFNKLARKTFGFDFELLYKSGLWNERYHTHAFADDKQIVANVSVSALTVHINQQKTKAVQIGTVMTDPAYQNQGLATQLLQRVMQQYETDTDLIYLFSRPGVENFYEKLGFTAVQEKLFSIPVSSEPRPVPDYRKLKPAVNPQDMVVLLDRYGKRHPQSTILDVSDAQHILGFHTLYDPEIEIIELLEPAALLLYKKIGQTMHLYEVISQTRLVWRQIADYVSQPGVTEVIFHFTPTFPDLEPLSHTHTERDTLFVNKPELLPADFQFPELSHA, from the coding sequence ATGATGACTGCTCTGCAAGCAGTAACTGCATTTGCGCATGAACGCGATTTACGTAAAAGTTTTAATAAACTAGCCAGAAAAACTTTCGGCTTTGATTTTGAATTATTATATAAAAGCGGATTGTGGAATGAACGCTATCATACACATGCCTTCGCTGATGACAAACAAATTGTGGCGAATGTTTCTGTAAGCGCACTCACAGTACATATCAACCAGCAGAAGACAAAGGCGGTTCAAATCGGAACCGTCATGACTGACCCAGCCTACCAGAACCAAGGACTGGCTACCCAGCTGCTGCAGCGTGTTATGCAGCAATACGAAACGGACACCGATCTCATCTATCTGTTTTCCCGTCCAGGAGTGGAAAACTTCTACGAAAAACTCGGTTTCACTGCTGTGCAGGAAAAATTATTTTCCATTCCGGTATCTTCTGAGCCGCGCCCGGTACCGGATTATCGGAAGCTGAAGCCAGCTGTCAACCCACAGGACATGGTAGTGCTGCTTGATCGCTATGGCAAACGCCATCCGCAGTCTACTATTCTCGATGTGTCAGACGCTCAGCACATTCTTGGCTTCCACACATTATATGACCCGGAAATAGAGATTATTGAGCTATTGGAGCCAGCAGCCCTGCTGCTTTATAAAAAGATTGGGCAGACGATGCATCTGTATGAAGTGATCAGTCAAACACGGCTTGTCTGGCGGCAGATTGCAGATTACGTCTCCCAGCCAGGGGTGACCGAGGTCATCTTTCATTTCACACCGACTTTTCCGGACTTGGAGCCTCTCTCCCACACGCACACGGAACGAGATACACTCTTTGTAAACAAACCGGAGCTGCTGCCCGCAGACTTCCAGTTTCCCGAATTGTCCCACGCATAA
- a CDS encoding DUF2536 family protein, translating into MLDLEMLKDKVEFFEAHDLSTLEKKINEQIQHNKAILLELHHVAHNMHVDENGRRFFSAVAHFKAK; encoded by the coding sequence ATGCTAGATTTAGAAATGCTGAAAGACAAGGTCGAATTTTTCGAAGCACATGACTTGTCTACATTAGAAAAGAAAATCAATGAACAGATTCAGCACAACAAAGCGATTTTGCTTGAGCTGCACCACGTTGCACACAACATGCATGTAGATGAGAATGGCAGACGTTTTTTTAGTGCTGTAGCTCATTTTAAAGCGAAGTGA
- a CDS encoding citrate:proton symporter, whose protein sequence is MLAIMGFLMVFLFMYLIMTKKLSALIALMIIPAIFAILTGHAGDLGEMSLQGITDLAPTGIMLLFAILYFGIMIDAGLFDPVVGRILKAVKGDPTKIVMGTAALALVVSLDGDGTTSYMITVSAFFPLYQRLKMNPLILPAIAVMCVSLTNMVPWGGPTARAAAALNVDVGDVFVPLIPTMIGGAIWIFFTAFIMGRREKKRLGVVTFDDAEQRILQQQAATVDASLKRPKLLWVNFALTALLMFGLIKGIMPLPVLFMLAFAAAITINYPNLKQQKERIADHAGNVLAVVSLVFAAGIFTGILSGTEMVDAMASSLISIIPDSWGPAFSIIVAVTSIPFTFFMSNDAYYFGVVPILAEAAANYGFSAAEIARASLLGQPVHLLSPLVPATYLLVGMSKVDFGEFQRFTILWATGTAFAVIAVAIVTGIIF, encoded by the coding sequence ATGTTAGCAATAATGGGATTCTTGATGGTCTTTCTATTCATGTATTTGATTATGACGAAAAAGCTATCTGCGCTCATTGCGCTGATGATCATCCCGGCTATATTTGCAATTCTGACCGGGCATGCAGGTGACTTAGGGGAAATGTCACTGCAAGGTATCACAGATTTGGCACCAACTGGAATCATGCTATTATTCGCGATTCTATATTTCGGAATCATGATTGACGCAGGTTTATTCGATCCAGTCGTCGGCCGTATTTTGAAAGCGGTTAAAGGAGATCCGACGAAGATCGTTATGGGTACAGCTGCTCTTGCACTTGTCGTGTCCTTGGATGGAGATGGAACGACAAGCTATATGATTACTGTATCTGCGTTCTTCCCGCTGTACCAGCGCTTGAAAATGAATCCGCTTATATTGCCGGCTATCGCCGTCATGTGTGTAAGTTTGACGAACATGGTGCCGTGGGGCGGACCGACAGCGCGTGCTGCTGCAGCCCTTAATGTTGATGTGGGCGATGTATTCGTTCCGCTAATCCCTACTATGATTGGTGGAGCAATCTGGATTTTCTTCACTGCCTTCATCATGGGACGCAGGGAAAAGAAACGTCTTGGTGTTGTTACATTCGATGATGCAGAACAGCGCATCCTGCAGCAGCAGGCTGCCACAGTCGATGCATCATTGAAGCGTCCGAAGCTATTGTGGGTCAACTTTGCATTGACTGCACTTTTGATGTTTGGTCTGATCAAAGGTATCATGCCGCTGCCGGTATTGTTCATGCTTGCTTTTGCCGCTGCTATCACAATCAACTACCCGAACCTGAAGCAGCAGAAAGAGCGTATTGCTGATCATGCTGGAAACGTACTGGCTGTCGTATCGCTTGTATTCGCAGCTGGTATTTTCACTGGTATCTTATCAGGAACTGAAATGGTAGATGCTATGGCATCCAGCCTTATTTCCATCATTCCTGATTCATGGGGTCCTGCTTTCAGTATCATCGTTGCAGTCACAAGTATTCCATTCACATTCTTTATGTCTAATGATGCCTATTACTTTGGTGTTGTTCCGATCCTGGCAGAAGCAGCAGCTAACTATGGCTTCTCTGCAGCGGAAATTGCCCGTGCATCCTTGCTTGGACAGCCTGTCCATTTACTTAGCCCGCTCGTTCCGGCTACATACTTGCTCGTCGGAATGTCGAAGGTAGATTTCGGGGAATTCCAGCGATTCACCATTCTCTGGGCAACCGGAACAGCATTTGCTGTAATTGCGGTAGCGATTGTTACGGGGATTATCTTCTAG
- a CDS encoding AEC family transporter: MAVLSLIFLEVIAPLLILLAVGVILQRKFSLQLGTLSKLLTYCFLPVNGFINMYQSSMPLSVFGQIMLFLLLFTVFSVGFTEITSRLFKLERGVAATYKNSVVLMNSGNYGIPVSQLVFQSNPLGVSIQLIVMVYQNLLTFTYGLYNMVSVKSQGNAILKELVRLPMIYAIILGILCASFHVDIPTFIWNPITSIADAFLAVALITLGAQVAQIQLKRPHVVLYMSTIARLLIGPAAALGIIFLLGLDGTVAQSLFIASSFPTSRNSSIFALEYNNNPDLAAQTVLVTTILSSITVTIVVYLAGILFG, encoded by the coding sequence ATGGCTGTATTATCATTGATTTTCCTGGAAGTAATTGCGCCGTTATTGATTCTGCTTGCTGTTGGTGTCATCCTGCAGCGAAAATTTTCATTACAGCTTGGGACCTTGTCCAAGCTGCTGACGTATTGCTTCCTGCCTGTGAACGGTTTTATCAATATGTATCAAAGCAGTATGCCGCTTTCGGTGTTCGGTCAAATCATGTTATTCCTGCTGCTGTTCACAGTGTTTTCCGTTGGTTTTACGGAGATCACGAGCAGGCTGTTCAAGCTCGAACGAGGAGTGGCTGCCACCTATAAGAACAGCGTGGTGCTCATGAACTCGGGAAACTACGGTATTCCAGTCAGTCAGCTTGTTTTTCAGTCAAATCCGCTAGGGGTATCCATTCAGCTGATTGTCATGGTGTACCAGAATCTGCTCACCTTTACATACGGCCTTTACAATATGGTGAGTGTCAAAAGCCAAGGGAATGCTATATTGAAGGAGCTTGTTCGGCTACCGATGATTTATGCTATCATTCTAGGGATTCTTTGCGCATCATTCCATGTGGACATTCCGACTTTTATATGGAATCCTATCACTTCAATCGCTGATGCTTTCCTAGCTGTTGCCTTGATCACGCTTGGAGCCCAGGTAGCACAGATTCAGCTGAAGCGTCCGCATGTTGTGCTTTATATGAGTACGATAGCTCGCCTGCTGATCGGACCTGCTGCAGCCTTAGGTATCATTTTCCTGCTTGGTCTGGACGGAACTGTCGCGCAGTCACTGTTCATTGCCAGCTCATTCCCGACTTCCCGCAACAGTTCGATATTCGCACTGGAGTATAATAACAATCCGGATTTAGCGGCGCAGACTGTTCTGGTGACGACAATTTTGAGCAGCATTACTGTTACCATCGTGGTGTATTTGGCCGGCATTCTATTTGGATAG
- a CDS encoding choice-of-anchor I family protein has protein sequence MKSWKKWTAMSLAAASLTLPAVGHAEELKVYNRGQAQALQVEQIGRYNSGSGIGEGGTEIVAYDANSKRAFSVNGAARALDILDLNGLKDGNGEIPLLKRVSLESFGVSASDVTSVAIHPEGDYIAVSVPSEVKTDPGHVVLLDTDGNKLASVEVGVLPDMVTFTHDGTKVLVANEGEPSDDYTVNPEGSVSIINVGSGLDNLTAESANFTDDIVDSDVRKVNPDPENSTYAENLEPEYITVDKDNRYAYVAIQESNAIAKLDLQSNSFTTVKSLGYKDFSKEGVELDPSNKDEGIQIGNWPVLSMYMPDGMTAFQSGGKTYLITANEGDAQDWEGFSEEVRVADLAAEDAYALNADLYQGYTQEQLDQLVQDGLFEDEKLGRLNTSIVAPKNAEGKYEAVYGFGGRSFSIWDADSLQQVYDSGADFEKITAEANPEYFNTTNDEDKLDNRSDDKGPEPETVITGDVDGKTYAFIGLERTGGIMAYDVSNPASPAFSTYFSSRNFQGDEAAVDSASGDVAPEGLTYIPAEESPTGQTLLLAAHEVSGTIAAYALGEKPETQPEPVPEEKPEQPVTEPNEPEKEEPAEETTAPVNEEPKQETEKVEEETETVTETTTTDPATDEKDSGQTAASAKSDTDDAEGQPLPNTSTNVFNWLLGGVALVAAGVIFFGINKLRKRA, from the coding sequence GTGAAGAGTTGGAAGAAGTGGACGGCTATGTCGCTGGCGGCGGCTAGTTTAACATTGCCTGCTGTCGGGCATGCAGAAGAGCTGAAGGTATACAACAGAGGTCAAGCGCAAGCACTTCAAGTAGAACAGATTGGCCGCTATAACAGCGGCAGTGGTATTGGTGAAGGCGGTACAGAGATTGTAGCGTACGATGCTAATTCAAAACGTGCCTTTTCAGTGAATGGTGCTGCTAGAGCTCTGGATATTCTCGATTTGAATGGATTGAAGGATGGGAATGGAGAGATTCCGCTTCTGAAACGGGTATCTCTGGAATCGTTTGGGGTAAGTGCTTCTGATGTGACTAGCGTAGCTATCCACCCGGAAGGTGATTATATTGCGGTGTCGGTACCTAGTGAGGTGAAGACCGATCCAGGTCATGTCGTCTTGCTAGATACAGACGGGAACAAGCTTGCTAGCGTCGAGGTCGGAGTTTTGCCCGATATGGTTACTTTCACGCACGACGGAACAAAGGTGCTTGTTGCCAATGAGGGGGAGCCTTCCGATGATTACACAGTCAATCCAGAGGGCTCGGTCAGCATTATTAATGTAGGAAGTGGGTTGGACAACCTTACAGCGGAATCAGCTAATTTTACGGATGACATCGTCGATTCGGATGTCCGTAAAGTCAATCCAGATCCGGAAAACTCAACGTATGCTGAAAACCTGGAGCCAGAATACATAACTGTAGACAAGGACAACCGTTATGCTTATGTCGCTATTCAGGAGAGCAATGCCATTGCAAAGCTTGACTTGCAGTCGAACAGCTTCACAACGGTGAAGAGTTTAGGATACAAGGATTTCTCCAAAGAGGGCGTGGAACTTGATCCATCTAATAAAGATGAGGGTATCCAAATCGGCAATTGGCCGGTGCTCAGTATGTATATGCCAGATGGGATGACAGCTTTCCAATCAGGTGGCAAGACGTATCTCATTACTGCCAATGAAGGTGATGCCCAGGACTGGGAAGGCTTTTCAGAGGAAGTACGGGTAGCGGATCTGGCAGCAGAGGATGCTTATGCATTGAATGCGGATTTATATCAAGGATACACACAGGAGCAGCTTGATCAGCTTGTGCAGGATGGGCTGTTTGAAGATGAAAAGCTTGGCCGTTTGAACACAAGTATTGTGGCACCTAAAAATGCAGAGGGTAAATATGAAGCAGTTTACGGATTCGGCGGGCGCAGCTTCTCGATCTGGGATGCAGATTCATTGCAGCAAGTATATGATAGCGGTGCTGATTTTGAGAAAATCACAGCTGAAGCAAATCCAGAGTATTTCAATACGACAAACGACGAAGACAAGCTGGATAACCGCAGTGACGACAAAGGGCCAGAGCCGGAAACAGTCATTACTGGAGACGTAGATGGCAAAACATATGCATTCATTGGTCTGGAGCGGACAGGCGGTATCATGGCTTATGACGTGTCAAATCCAGCGAGCCCGGCGTTCTCAACGTATTTCTCCAGCCGGAACTTCCAAGGAGATGAAGCGGCTGTGGATAGTGCAAGCGGCGATGTTGCACCGGAAGGGCTGACATACATTCCGGCAGAAGAAAGTCCGACTGGCCAGACACTGCTATTGGCGGCACATGAAGTGTCAGGAACGATAGCTGCCTACGCACTTGGAGAGAAGCCTGAAACACAGCCAGAACCTGTGCCAGAAGAAAAGCCTGAACAGCCTGTAACAGAACCGAATGAGCCGGAGAAGGAAGAACCAGCAGAAGAGACAACTGCACCGGTAAATGAGGAACCAAAGCAGGAGACAGAAAAAGTAGAAGAAGAAACTGAAACGGTAACGGAAACTACAACGACAGATCCAGCAACTGATGAGAAGGATAGTGGACAGACAGCTGCTTCTGCAAAATCAGATACGGATGATGCGGAAGGACAGCCATTACCGAATACAAGTACGAATGTATTCAATTGGCTGCTGGGCGGGGTTGCCCTGGTGGCAGCAGGTGTCATATTCTTTGGCATCAATAAGCTTCGAAAGCGTGCATAG